A region of Diadema setosum chromosome 15, eeDiaSeto1, whole genome shotgun sequence DNA encodes the following proteins:
- the LOC140238769 gene encoding phenylalanine--tRNA ligase beta subunit-like has product MPTVGVKRDLLFEALGRTYSDEEFDELCFEYGLELDEVTSEKTMMEKEQGSDKAEGLSDIVIYKIDVPANRYDLLCLEGLARGLLVFLQKLEAPRYKAIPPKSGGRLQQMFIKPDTARVRPFAVAAILRNITFTKESYDSFIDLQDKLHQNLGRKRSLVSMGTHDLDTIQGPFTFDALPPDQIKFVPLNQTKAYTAVEQMELFSGDSHLRHYLPIIRDKPVYPVILDSNGVVLSMPPIINGNHSKITLNTKNVFIEITGTDLTKIKISLDILVTMFSQYCKEPFVMEQVEVIKPDGSKDIYPALKYRKEDVPVDLINRRVGVNLSADKIAQLLTKMCLTSKVTEGGKKLSVEIPPTRADVIHSCDIIEDVAIAHGYNNITKTIPNTNTIANQFGINKLTDLLRLDICAAGFTEVLTFALCSREDVSDKLQLDLAKTKAVHISNPKTAEFQVARTALLPGVLKTIACNRKMPLPIKAFEISDVVLQNPDKDVGAQNYRHFCAVHYNKSPGFEVIHGLLDRTMQLLQVPFSKEDGYHLKAADSPTFFSGRCAEVIVRGKSIGHLGVLHPNVVTKFELTNPCAALEISIEPFL; this is encoded by the exons ATGCCTACCGTTGGAGTCAAAAGAGATCTCCTCTTTGAGGCTTTGGGAAGAACTTACA GTGACGAGGAGTTTGATGAACTTTGCTTTGAGTATGGCCTGGAGCTGGATGAAGTG aCATCTGAGAAGACTATGATGGAGAAGGAGCAGGGGAGTGACAAAGCAGAGGGCTTGTCTGATATCGTTATCTACAAGATTGATGTTCCAGCAAACAG ATACGACCTCCTGTGCCTGGAGGGTCTTGCCCGGGGTTTGCTGGTCTTCTTGCAGAAGCTGGAAGCCCCTCGCTACAAGGCCATTCCGCCCAAGAGTGGAGGCCGTCTGCAGCAGATGTTCATCAAACCTGAT ACGGCCAGAGTGCGCCCATTTGCCGTGGCAGCCATCTTGAGGAACATCACTTTCACCAAGGAGTCTTACGACAGCTTCATTGATCTCCAGGACAAGCTCCACCAGAACCTGGGCAG gAAGCGCAGTCTTGTCTCCATGGGAACGCACGACCTGGACACCATCCAGGGACCGTTCACCTTCGATGCCTTGCCTCCCGACCAAATCAAGTTTGTCCCCCTCAATCAG ACCAAGGCATACACAGCAGTTGAGCAGATGGAGCTGTTCTCTGGCGACAGTCACCTCCGCCACTACCTCCCAATCATCAGAGACAAACCTGTTTATCCAGTTATCCTTGACAGCAATGGTGTGGTTCTCTCTATGCCCCCAATCATCAATG GCAATCACTCTAAGATCACCCTCAACACCAAGAACGTCTTCATCGAGATCACCGGCACGGACTTGACCAAGATCAAGATCTCGCTGGACATCCTGGTGACGATGTTCAGCCAGTACTGCAAGGAGCCGTTTGT CATGGAGCAAGTGGAAGTGATAAAGCCAGACGGGAGCAAAGACATCTACCCCGCTTTGAAGTACAGAAAGGAAGATGTTCCAGTGGACCTCATCAACAGGAGAGTTGGAGTAAA CCTGTCTGCAGACAAGATAGCTCAGCTCCTGACCAAGATGTGTCTAACGAGCAAGGTGACGGAAGGAGGGAAGAAACTGTCTGTGGAGATTCCTCCTACGAGAGCTG ATGTCATCCACTCCTGTGATATCATCGAGGATGTGGCCATCGCTCACGGTTACAACAACATCACCAAGACGATCCCCAACACGAACACCATTGCCAACCAGTTTGGTATCAACAAACTGACGGACCTGCTGCGGCTGGACATCTGCGCTGCCGGCTTCACAGAAGTCCTCACTTTTGCCTTG TGTTCGAGAGAAGACGTGTCAGACAAGCTGCAACTTGATCTAGCCAAGACGAAAGCCGTTCACATCTCAAATCCCAAGACGGCAGAGTTCCAG GTTGCCAGGACGGCTCTGCTCCCAGGCGTCCTAAAGACGATTGCCTGTAACAGGAAGATGCCCCTCCCCATCAAGGCCTTTGAGATATCTGATGTCGTGCTCCAGAACCCAGACAAGGACGTGGGCGCCCAGAACTACCGCCACTTCTGTGCCGTCCACTACAACAAGAGCCCTGGCTTTGAG GTGATCCATGGACTCTTAGACCGGACGATGCAACTCCTGCAGGTACCCTTCTCCAAGGAGGATGGCTACCACCTCAAGGCAGCGGACA GTCCAACTTTCTTCTCCGGCCGATGTGCCGAGGTCATTGTCAGAGGGAAGTCAATTGGTCATCTGGGTGTCCTTCACCCCAACGTCGTCACCAAATTTGAACTGACCAATCCCTGCGCGGCGCTGGAAATCTCCATTGAGCCATTCCTTTGA